A stretch of Bradyrhizobium sp. AZCC 2262 DNA encodes these proteins:
- a CDS encoding complex I NDUFA9 subunit family protein has product MVATSGRTVTVFGGTGFLGRHIVRRLRHRGFPVRIASRHPDRGHSQFGPDDPQLQSVEANVHDERSVADALAGAYGVVNAVSLYVERGQGTFHSVHVESAQRVAVQARRAGVERLVHVSGIGADAASPSPYTRKRGEGELAVRAAFPDATFIRPAVMFGSDDAFLTTILTLLRRLPIYPMFGRGLTRLQPAYVEDVAEAIGRIMQRAERPSAIFEFGGPRVYSYEELLRVVALQAGVAPHLIPIPFALWHALAWASEMLPGPRLTRNQVELMQIDTVSSPELPGFSELEISPLPVEATLQRMLSNSL; this is encoded by the coding sequence ATGGTGGCAACAAGCGGGCGCACCGTCACCGTATTCGGCGGAACTGGATTTCTCGGCCGCCACATCGTTCGACGTCTGCGCCATCGCGGATTTCCGGTTCGAATTGCGTCAAGGCATCCGGATCGGGGACATAGTCAGTTTGGCCCTGACGATCCGCAACTTCAATCCGTTGAGGCCAATGTTCACGACGAGCGATCGGTCGCGGATGCGCTTGCCGGCGCTTACGGCGTTGTAAATGCGGTCAGTCTTTACGTCGAGCGCGGACAGGGCACTTTTCATTCCGTTCACGTCGAGTCTGCCCAACGAGTGGCCGTGCAAGCGCGCCGGGCCGGTGTCGAACGGCTTGTTCATGTTTCAGGAATTGGCGCGGATGCCGCGTCACCATCGCCGTACACCCGAAAGCGTGGCGAAGGCGAACTGGCGGTCCGGGCCGCCTTCCCCGATGCAACTTTCATCCGACCGGCGGTGATGTTCGGATCGGACGATGCGTTTCTCACGACCATCCTCACGCTGCTCCGCCGGCTTCCAATCTATCCGATGTTCGGCCGCGGCCTGACCAGATTGCAGCCGGCCTATGTGGAGGATGTCGCCGAGGCGATTGGCCGGATCATGCAGCGAGCGGAGAGGCCTTCAGCGATCTTCGAGTTCGGCGGCCCTCGCGTCTACTCTTACGAGGAGCTTCTCAGGGTCGTTGCGCTCCAGGCTGGCGTTGCGCCCCACCTGATTCCAATCCCGTTCGCGCTTTGGCACGCACTCGCATGGGCCTCCGAAATGCTCCCTGGTCCGCGCCTCACTCGCAATCAAGTGGAACTGATGCAGATCGACACCGTGTCGTCGCCGGAGTTGCCTGGATTTTCTGAACTTGAGATTTCGCCGCTCCCCGTCGAGGCAACACTTCAGAGGATGCTATCGAATAGCCTTTGA
- a CDS encoding GntP family permease, which produces MTVSGLLGILIGLGLLIAFAFRGWSVLLLAPLAALIAALFSREPLLAHWTQTFMVSAAGFLAQFFPLFLLGALFGKLMEDSGSVGAIANFMTERLGPQRAVLAVVLAGALVTYGGVSLFVAFFVLAPMAQELFRAAGIPRRLMPAAIVLGTSTFTMSALPGTPSIQNAIPMPFFGTTPFAAPGLGILASLIMFGFGLWWLNRQEAVARKSGEGFGEGAPMPSDRLATDETLRERATTAREFDPAEIVHGEVTDVPPPAMLAALPLVVVIIVNLAMSLFILPALDTSFLAEPRWGGTSLAAVGGVWAVITALACAILTVLAVSHRRLRALRATMDAGANASVLPAISVASLVGFGAVVAAMPAFAVVRDAVLGIGGGPLVSLAVATNVLAALTGSASGGLTIALDALGATYMTRAAEIGLDPALLHRVAVIGSGTLDSLPHNGAVVTLLAVCGSTHRDSYRDIVMVGIVGALVALVAVIALGSMVGSF; this is translated from the coding sequence ATGACGGTGTCAGGGCTTCTCGGCATCCTGATCGGGCTCGGCCTTCTGATCGCGTTCGCGTTCCGGGGCTGGAGCGTGCTGCTGCTTGCGCCGCTCGCCGCCTTGATCGCAGCGTTGTTCTCCCGCGAGCCGCTGCTCGCCCACTGGACCCAGACCTTCATGGTCAGTGCAGCAGGCTTCCTGGCGCAGTTCTTTCCGCTGTTTCTGCTTGGCGCGCTGTTCGGCAAGCTGATGGAAGACAGCGGATCAGTCGGCGCGATCGCGAACTTCATGACCGAACGGCTCGGCCCGCAGCGGGCGGTGCTGGCAGTGGTGCTCGCCGGCGCGCTCGTCACCTATGGCGGCGTCAGCCTGTTCGTCGCCTTCTTCGTGCTGGCGCCGATGGCGCAGGAGCTGTTTCGTGCGGCCGGCATTCCGCGGCGTCTGATGCCGGCGGCCATCGTGCTCGGCACCTCGACCTTCACCATGTCGGCACTGCCCGGCACGCCGTCGATCCAGAACGCGATCCCGATGCCGTTCTTCGGCACCACGCCCTTTGCCGCGCCCGGTCTCGGCATCCTGGCATCGCTGATCATGTTCGGCTTCGGCCTGTGGTGGCTCAATCGCCAGGAGGCGGTCGCAAGGAAGAGCGGCGAAGGCTTCGGCGAGGGCGCGCCGATGCCGTCCGACCGTCTCGCCACCGACGAAACGCTGCGCGAACGCGCCACCACCGCGCGCGAGTTCGATCCGGCGGAGATTGTGCATGGCGAGGTGACCGACGTGCCGCCTCCGGCCATGCTCGCCGCGCTGCCCCTCGTCGTGGTGATTATTGTCAATCTCGCGATGTCGTTGTTCATCTTGCCGGCACTCGACACAAGCTTTCTCGCCGAACCCCGCTGGGGCGGGACGTCGCTCGCCGCTGTCGGCGGCGTGTGGGCCGTGATCACAGCACTTGCCTGCGCGATTCTGACCGTGCTCGCGGTCAGCCATCGGCGACTGCGGGCGCTGCGCGCGACCATGGACGCCGGCGCCAACGCCTCGGTATTGCCGGCGATCAGCGTGGCGAGCCTGGTCGGCTTCGGCGCCGTGGTGGCGGCGATGCCTGCTTTCGCCGTGGTGCGCGACGCCGTGCTCGGCATCGGCGGCGGACCGCTGGTGTCGCTGGCCGTCGCCACCAACGTGCTCGCGGCTCTCACAGGCTCGGCGTCAGGCGGGCTGACCATTGCGCTCGACGCGCTCGGCGCGACCTACATGACGCGCGCGGCGGAGATAGGGCTTGATCCCGCGCTGCTGCATCGCGTCGCGGTGATCGGTTCGGGCACGCTCGACAGCCTGCCGCACAATGGCGCGGTAGTCACGTTGCTCGCGGTCTGCGGATCGACGCACCGGGACAGCTATCGCGACATCGTTATGGTCGGCATCGTCGGCGCCCTCGTAGCACTGGTCGCCGTCATTGCGCTCGGCTCGATGGTGGGATCGTTCTGA
- the rocD gene encoding ornithine--oxo-acid transaminase, which translates to MTDFAGLEARFGAGNYAPLPVTIVRGAGIYVWDEAGRRYIDMMGAYSAASFGHCHPRLVKALTDQAQRLDTISRAYFSDRLGPFLARACELTGMDAALPMNSGAEAVETALKAARKWAYKVKGVPSGRAEVIAAEGNFHGRTISIIGFSSVAQYRDGFGPFPPGFKLVPFGDASALAAAITPDTAAFLVEPIQGEGGINVPPSGYLAEAARICKANNVLLLCDEIQSGLGRTGRLLACQHEGVTPDGLMLGKALGGGMLPVSLFLARREVMQVFTPGDHGSTFGGNPIASAVGLAALDTLIEERLIERAATVGAHLLDRLYSIKNPIIREVRGRGLFAGVELHHNMASAGTVITRLLQAGVLTKDTHRNTIRFAPPLIIDEQQVDWAVDRLTEVLDEIAASTVQA; encoded by the coding sequence ATGACCGATTTCGCCGGCCTTGAAGCCCGTTTCGGCGCGGGAAATTATGCACCATTGCCGGTCACGATCGTCCGCGGGGCCGGAATCTACGTGTGGGACGAGGCTGGTCGACGCTACATCGACATGATGGGAGCCTATTCGGCAGCGAGCTTTGGCCATTGCCACCCGCGTCTCGTCAAGGCGTTGACCGATCAGGCGCAGCGTCTGGATACGATCTCGCGCGCTTATTTCAGCGACCGGCTGGGACCTTTCCTCGCCAGGGCTTGCGAGCTGACCGGTATGGACGCCGCGCTGCCGATGAACAGCGGCGCGGAAGCCGTCGAGACGGCGCTCAAGGCGGCACGTAAATGGGCCTACAAGGTCAAGGGTGTGCCGTCCGGTCGAGCCGAAGTCATTGCTGCGGAGGGAAATTTCCACGGCCGTACCATCTCGATCATCGGTTTTTCTTCGGTGGCCCAATATCGCGACGGCTTCGGGCCGTTTCCGCCTGGCTTTAAGCTCGTGCCGTTCGGCGACGCATCGGCGCTCGCCGCAGCCATAACCCCTGACACCGCGGCCTTTCTGGTCGAACCGATCCAGGGCGAAGGCGGGATCAACGTGCCGCCATCCGGATATCTCGCGGAAGCGGCGCGAATCTGCAAAGCGAACAACGTGCTACTGCTGTGCGACGAGATCCAGAGTGGTCTGGGACGCACCGGTCGTCTGTTGGCGTGTCAGCATGAAGGCGTAACGCCCGACGGTCTGATGCTCGGCAAGGCGCTCGGCGGGGGGATGTTGCCGGTTTCTCTTTTTCTCGCCCGTCGCGAGGTCATGCAGGTTTTCACGCCTGGCGATCACGGCAGCACGTTCGGAGGCAACCCGATTGCATCAGCGGTCGGATTGGCCGCACTCGATACCCTGATCGAGGAGCGATTGATTGAACGTGCCGCGACTGTCGGCGCGCATCTACTCGATCGGCTCTATTCGATCAAAAATCCGATCATTCGCGAAGTGCGCGGTCGCGGTCTGTTCGCCGGGGTCGAGTTACACCACAACATGGCAAGCGCCGGTACGGTGATCACGCGCCTGCTTCAGGCGGGAGTGCTGACCAAAGATACCCACCGGAACACGATACGCTTTGCGCCCCCCTTGATTATCGACGAGCAGCAAGTGGATTGGGCGGTAGACCGATTGACCGAAGTACTGGACGAGATCGCCGCATCGACGGTTCAGGCTTAG
- a CDS encoding TetR/AcrR family transcriptional regulator, whose translation MSHQTPVRLPRGRPRSFDVEAAVERAMGVFWSRGYHATALPDLLRATKLSRGSLYAAFGDKHSLFLRALDRYIADALARMDIEFDPRREPLDGLRAYLAGYVDRTSGANGRRGCLLVATAMELAGQDAEVGRRIASFFKAMEARVADALSRAKTAGKLADGVEPSSAARILVCFVEGLRVVGKTAPSRITSQATADALLDRFMR comes from the coding sequence ATGAGCCACCAAACCCCAGTCCGGTTGCCCCGCGGGCGCCCCCGAAGTTTCGACGTGGAAGCCGCTGTCGAACGTGCGATGGGTGTGTTCTGGTCGCGCGGCTATCACGCTACGGCGCTCCCGGACCTTCTTCGTGCGACGAAGCTCTCGCGTGGCAGCCTTTACGCCGCTTTCGGTGACAAGCACTCGCTCTTCCTGCGTGCGCTTGATCGCTACATTGCCGATGCGCTGGCACGGATGGATATCGAATTCGACCCCCGCAGAGAGCCGCTCGACGGCCTGCGGGCCTATCTCGCCGGCTACGTTGACCGCACGAGCGGTGCCAATGGTCGGCGCGGATGTCTGCTGGTGGCCACAGCCATGGAACTGGCTGGCCAGGATGCTGAAGTTGGTCGTCGCATCGCGAGCTTTTTCAAAGCCATGGAGGCCAGGGTGGCGGATGCACTTTCCCGTGCGAAGACGGCGGGCAAGTTGGCCGATGGTGTTGAGCCTTCAAGCGCCGCCCGAATTCTCGTCTGTTTCGTCGAGGGGCTGCGAGTGGTCGGCAAAACAGCACCGTCACGGATCACATCGCAAGCCACCGCTGACGCTCTTCTCGACCGCTTCATGAGGTGA
- a CDS encoding DMT family transporter, with product MSVIQIVCAVAVPLLWGYQFVAIKVGVTEFPPLFFLALRFLAIALLLVPFVKRPTRQEFGPIAAISIFLGGLNFGLFYVGLGLGSGSMSAVAYQLATPFTVLLAWPLLAERPSLTTSAGVVLAFVGVVVLAAEPGLSANAFPLLLVVGAAFAFAVSNVLTKRYGPFDPLMLMGWSSLLTVPQVMLMSLLLEYGQLASLVTADERGWLALAYTVFIGGIVGFGLWFWLIARCSMGRVAPFGLLLPVFALISSVLFLGDRMTPKLIVGGLLAISGVAITQVRPGARPI from the coding sequence ATGTCTGTCATCCAGATTGTCTGCGCGGTGGCCGTCCCCTTGCTCTGGGGTTATCAGTTCGTGGCTATCAAAGTGGGCGTTACGGAGTTTCCGCCTCTTTTCTTCCTCGCACTGCGCTTCCTGGCCATCGCGCTGCTGCTTGTTCCGTTCGTCAAAAGGCCCACGCGTCAAGAGTTCGGCCCCATCGCGGCTATTTCGATTTTCCTTGGTGGACTGAACTTTGGGCTCTTCTATGTTGGCCTTGGGCTCGGCTCGGGAAGCATGTCGGCCGTCGCATATCAGCTCGCCACACCCTTCACCGTCCTGTTAGCCTGGCCCCTGCTCGCGGAGAGGCCGTCTCTCACCACATCCGCCGGAGTGGTGCTTGCATTCGTCGGCGTGGTCGTGCTGGCCGCGGAGCCTGGCCTGTCGGCAAACGCGTTTCCGTTGCTGCTTGTGGTCGGGGCAGCCTTCGCATTCGCGGTATCCAACGTCTTGACGAAACGCTACGGCCCTTTTGATCCGCTGATGTTGATGGGGTGGTCGTCGCTGCTCACCGTGCCGCAGGTCATGTTGATGTCGTTGCTCCTTGAATATGGACAACTGGCGAGCCTCGTCACGGCGGATGAACGTGGTTGGCTGGCACTCGCCTACACCGTTTTCATCGGAGGAATTGTCGGGTTTGGCCTGTGGTTCTGGCTGATCGCCCGTTGCTCCATGGGCCGCGTCGCACCCTTCGGCCTGCTGCTTCCGGTGTTCGCCTTGATTTCGAGCGTGCTGTTCCTTGGCGACCGCATGACCCCAAAATTGATAGTCGGTGGGCTGCTCGCGATCTCCGGCGTCGCCATTACACAAGTAAGACCGGGCGCTCGACCAATTTGA
- a CDS encoding M20/M25/M40 family metallo-hydrolase produces the protein MPIDVKTATDRLMRFLAVEGVTGKEAAIGRELSAALQESGVPATAIRLDDANTRIPVPTETGNLIVDLPGRGAMHNQPRIMFMTHMDTVPLCAGAKPKLAGRKIVNEAKTALGGDNRAGCGVLVTLAAELAKQNLDHPPITLLFCVREESGLWGARHVKTAELGSPVMAFNYDGGSASNVTIGAVGADRWQVEIFGRASHAGVAPERGISSTMILALALADVRAGGWFGKVVKRKLKGTSNVGPVTGGDGRPAGDATNVVTDYVHVRGESRSHDSKFFKEITKAYKAAFEKAAKSVKNSDGKSGRVKFKAETDYYPFRMKESLPVVKRAVAAVSGIGATPTIRAANGGLDANWMVRHGVPTVTFGAGQNEPHTIDEWINLDEYDRACALAIQLATMR, from the coding sequence ATGCCCATCGACGTCAAAACCGCCACCGATCGCCTCATGCGCTTCCTCGCTGTCGAGGGAGTGACCGGAAAGGAGGCAGCGATAGGACGCGAGCTCAGCGCGGCGTTGCAGGAAAGTGGCGTGCCGGCGACCGCGATCCGCCTTGACGACGCCAACACACGCATTCCGGTGCCGACGGAGACCGGGAACCTCATTGTCGATCTGCCCGGCCGAGGCGCAATGCACAACCAGCCGCGGATCATGTTCATGACCCACATGGACACCGTGCCGCTGTGTGCCGGAGCGAAGCCGAAGCTTGCGGGGCGCAAGATCGTCAATGAGGCGAAGACCGCGCTCGGCGGCGACAACCGCGCCGGCTGTGGCGTTCTCGTGACGCTGGCGGCCGAGCTTGCGAAACAAAACCTGGATCATCCGCCGATCACGCTTCTGTTCTGCGTGCGGGAGGAGAGCGGGCTATGGGGAGCGCGCCACGTCAAGACGGCTGAGCTCGGCTCGCCGGTCATGGCCTTCAATTACGACGGCGGCTCGGCCTCCAATGTCACGATCGGCGCCGTTGGCGCGGATCGCTGGCAGGTCGAGATTTTCGGCCGCGCCTCGCACGCCGGCGTCGCACCGGAGCGCGGGATCAGTTCGACCATGATCCTGGCGCTTGCGCTCGCCGATGTGAGGGCCGGTGGCTGGTTCGGCAAGGTGGTGAAGCGCAAGCTGAAGGGCACGAGCAATGTCGGTCCCGTCACCGGCGGCGACGGCCGGCCGGCCGGGGACGCCACCAATGTTGTCACCGACTATGTGCACGTGCGCGGCGAAAGCCGCAGCCACGACAGCAAGTTCTTCAAGGAGATTACGAAAGCCTACAAGGCTGCATTCGAGAAGGCCGCAAAGAGCGTGAAGAACAGCGATGGCAAGTCGGGCCGCGTCAAGTTCAAGGCCGAGACCGACTATTATCCGTTCCGCATGAAGGAGAGCCTGCCCGTGGTCAAGCGCGCGGTCGCGGCAGTGTCCGGCATCGGCGCAACACCGACCATCCGCGCCGCGAATGGCGGGTTGGATGCAAACTGGATGGTCCGCCACGGCGTTCCGACGGTGACCTTCGGCGCGGGGCAGAACGAGCCGCACACGATCGACGAGTGGATCAATCTCGACGAGTACGACCGGGCGTGCGCGCTCGCGATCCAACTCGCGACGATGCGATGA
- a CDS encoding patatin-like phospholipase family protein, which yields MEETAREPVLVDLALQGGGSHGAFTWGVLDRLIEEPWLKIEAISGTSAGAMNAALVADGWTQGGAGGARAALEAYWRRVSQAAAFSPLQRSPLDRLMGRWTLDTSPAYIAMDLMARVVSPYDLNPLGLNPLRSILDESIDFDRLGRAPIRLFVTATSVRTGRGRIFRNKEITADVLLASACLPTMFHAIEIDGEPYWDGGYAGNPTLTPLVRESDAHDTILVQINPRERAEPPRTANEILNRLNEISFNSPLMKELRMMALLRQVADPGHGEGARWAGMRTHRIMTDALADFGASSKMNAEWAFVSLLKEEGRKSADAFLNAHGEDIGKQSTTDLDALLAEC from the coding sequence ATGGAAGAAACCGCGCGCGAGCCGGTTCTGGTGGACCTCGCCTTGCAGGGCGGCGGCTCCCACGGCGCGTTCACCTGGGGCGTGCTCGATCGGCTGATCGAGGAGCCGTGGCTGAAGATCGAGGCGATCTCCGGCACGTCGGCGGGTGCGATGAATGCAGCCCTGGTGGCGGACGGATGGACGCAAGGCGGCGCCGGAGGCGCGCGGGCGGCGCTTGAGGCCTATTGGCGGCGGGTGTCGCAGGCTGCGGCGTTCAGCCCGCTGCAGCGCTCGCCGCTCGACCGCCTGATGGGCCGCTGGACGCTCGACACGTCACCCGCCTATATCGCCATGGACCTGATGGCCCGCGTGGTGTCGCCCTATGATCTCAATCCGCTCGGTCTCAACCCGCTGCGTTCAATACTCGACGAGAGCATCGATTTCGACCGACTGGGCCGCGCACCGATCAGGCTGTTCGTCACCGCGACCAGTGTGCGCACCGGCCGCGGCCGCATCTTCCGCAACAAGGAGATCACCGCCGACGTCCTGCTTGCCTCGGCCTGCCTGCCGACCATGTTCCATGCGATCGAGATCGACGGCGAACCGTACTGGGACGGCGGCTATGCCGGTAATCCGACGCTGACGCCGCTGGTGCGCGAGAGCGACGCGCACGACACCATTCTGGTGCAGATCAATCCGCGCGAACGGGCGGAGCCGCCGCGCACGGCAAACGAGATCCTCAACCGGCTCAACGAGATTTCCTTCAACTCGCCGCTGATGAAGGAATTGCGCATGATGGCGCTGCTGCGCCAGGTGGCGGACCCCGGACACGGCGAGGGCGCGCGCTGGGCCGGAATGCGCACGCACCGGATCATGACCGACGCGCTCGCGGACTTCGGTGCGTCGTCGAAGATGAACGCCGAGTGGGCGTTCGTCTCGCTGCTGAAAGAAGAGGGCCGCAAGAGCGCCGACGCATTCCTCAACGCCCACGGCGAGGATATCGGCAAGCAATCCACGACCGATCTCGACGCGCTGCTGGCGGAATGCTGA
- a CDS encoding UPF0182 family membrane protein — protein MTIGITGPERKPPGRNAVVGLVVTAVFAGICLILLAIVGDFLVDWMWFSAIGYSQVFWTSIGAKAGVFLVVFAATAVIVWANARLALHFTRRQRVRFPTAFDWKLATTPTPPDLFEFIRDRLPWSLTIGGSAGLAALLAASWEFGNWSIILQFLYHVPYGANDPLYDKDIGFYLFSLPAYIAIKNWAMLTLFMSALLAGLVYWVHGDIECRAQRWSISPAAVVHGSALLGCFFAVKAWSYALDRYLLLYGDNGVVVGASYTDIHVELPVLWLLIGLSVVAALAAGANLWVRTYRLPTAAMLLVFGGAFLLSGVVPMLFQRFYVKPNELELERPYIERSIRLTREAYNLDRIAAKPFPAEQNLTFRTLEANKATIENIRLWDGQPLADTYAQLQEIRTYYKLSDLDVDRYWLRGAYQSVMLSARELRSSLLPPNAQTWVNLHLLFTHGNGAVMSPVMHKSAEGLPLLYLRDIPPVADGGPEIREPRIYYGQEKSNYVLVRTTTPEFDYPKGNENVYAAYDGAGGIPLPGMVRKIIFAHHFNDVNLLLSSYITDDSRIIIRRNIGERVRMIAPFLSLDHDPYLVVSEGRLFWIQDAYTTSDYFPSAQPAPGRNLNYIRNSVKAVIDAYNGSVDFYLMDQADPIAATFQRIFPGLFKPFAAMPPDLQKHIRYPEDLFLIQAQLYQTYHMASADVFYNREDLWQFPRQPAGDGGVTPMVPYYIVMRLPGETQAEFFIMIPMVPSRRDNMIAWLAARCDAPDYGKLIVYEFPKEKLVYGPFQIEARINQNTEISQQISLWNQMGSRVIRGNLLVIPIENSILYVSPLYLRAVHGHLPELKRVIAAYGEHVVMKETLAEALSALFIETNAPPTSPSAATEMPRASPGENTALEALDRYNRAMELLRSGDWAGFGKQIDAMRGLLEKMSRQSAGH, from the coding sequence ATGACGATCGGGATTACCGGGCCCGAACGGAAGCCACCAGGGCGAAACGCCGTGGTCGGGCTGGTTGTGACTGCCGTCTTCGCCGGAATTTGCCTGATCCTTCTCGCGATCGTCGGCGACTTCCTGGTCGACTGGATGTGGTTCTCTGCAATCGGCTATTCGCAGGTTTTCTGGACGTCGATCGGCGCGAAAGCCGGAGTCTTTTTAGTCGTCTTCGCGGCAACTGCCGTCATCGTGTGGGCGAACGCACGGCTCGCACTTCACTTTACCCGACGGCAACGAGTCCGGTTTCCTACCGCGTTCGACTGGAAGCTCGCGACCACACCGACGCCGCCCGATCTGTTTGAATTCATACGCGACCGGTTACCATGGTCCCTCACCATCGGCGGCAGCGCCGGATTAGCCGCGCTGCTTGCCGCCTCCTGGGAGTTCGGCAACTGGAGCATTATTCTGCAGTTCCTCTATCACGTGCCATATGGCGCGAACGATCCGTTGTACGACAAGGACATTGGTTTCTATCTGTTTTCTCTTCCCGCCTATATCGCCATCAAGAACTGGGCAATGCTCACGCTCTTCATGAGCGCGCTCCTCGCGGGGCTGGTCTATTGGGTGCACGGCGACATCGAATGCCGGGCCCAGCGATGGTCGATATCGCCGGCAGCGGTTGTCCACGGCTCGGCGCTGCTCGGCTGCTTCTTTGCCGTCAAGGCATGGTCCTACGCCCTCGACCGCTATCTGCTGCTCTACGGAGACAATGGCGTGGTGGTCGGCGCGAGCTATACCGACATCCATGTGGAACTGCCCGTCCTCTGGTTGCTGATCGGACTCTCGGTCGTCGCAGCATTGGCCGCAGGGGCGAACCTGTGGGTGCGCACCTACCGGCTTCCCACTGCCGCGATGTTGCTCGTGTTCGGCGGCGCCTTCCTGCTGTCCGGCGTGGTCCCGATGTTGTTCCAGCGATTTTACGTCAAACCGAACGAACTGGAGCTGGAGCGGCCCTACATCGAACGCAGCATCCGCCTGACCCGGGAAGCCTATAACCTCGATCGGATCGCGGCGAAGCCCTTTCCTGCCGAACAGAACCTGACCTTCAGGACACTCGAAGCCAACAAGGCGACTATCGAGAACATCAGATTGTGGGACGGGCAGCCGCTGGCGGATACCTACGCCCAGCTGCAGGAGATACGCACCTATTACAAATTAAGCGACCTGGATGTCGACCGCTACTGGCTTCGCGGCGCCTACCAGAGCGTGATGCTCTCGGCACGCGAGCTCAGATCCTCACTGCTGCCGCCTAACGCCCAGACGTGGGTCAACCTCCACCTGCTGTTCACCCACGGCAATGGGGCGGTGATGAGCCCGGTAATGCACAAGAGCGCTGAAGGGCTTCCGCTGCTTTACTTGCGGGATATTCCTCCCGTTGCGGACGGCGGCCCCGAAATCCGCGAACCGCGCATCTACTATGGACAAGAGAAGAGCAACTATGTCCTCGTCAGGACCACCACGCCGGAATTCGATTATCCGAAGGGGAATGAAAACGTCTACGCGGCCTACGACGGTGCCGGTGGCATCCCGCTGCCGGGGATGGTGCGAAAAATCATCTTCGCCCACCACTTCAACGACGTGAACCTGCTGCTCTCCAGCTATATCACCGACGACAGCCGGATCATTATCCGGCGCAATATCGGGGAACGGGTACGCATGATCGCCCCGTTCCTGAGCCTCGACCACGATCCCTATCTGGTCGTCAGCGAGGGGCGGCTGTTCTGGATCCAGGATGCCTATACGACCAGCGACTATTTTCCCTCTGCGCAGCCTGCGCCCGGCCGCAATCTCAACTACATCCGCAATTCCGTGAAGGCCGTCATCGACGCCTATAACGGCAGCGTCGACTTTTATCTGATGGACCAGGCGGACCCGATCGCCGCCACCTTCCAGCGAATCTTTCCGGGGTTATTCAAGCCGTTCGCGGCCATGCCGCCCGATCTGCAGAAGCATATTCGCTATCCCGAGGATCTCTTCCTGATTCAAGCGCAGCTTTACCAGACCTATCACATGGCATCTGCCGACGTTTTCTATAACCGCGAGGATCTTTGGCAATTTCCGCGCCAGCCCGCCGGCGACGGCGGCGTGACGCCGATGGTCCCTTACTACATTGTCATGCGGCTGCCCGGAGAAACCCAGGCAGAGTTCTTCATCATGATCCCCATGGTACCAAGCCGGCGCGACAACATGATCGCATGGCTGGCAGCGCGCTGCGACGCACCCGACTATGGCAAGCTGATCGTCTACGAATTTCCCAAGGAGAAGCTCGTCTACGGACCGTTCCAGATCGAGGCGCGCATTAATCAGAACACGGAGATTTCCCAGCAGATATCGCTGTGGAACCAGATGGGTTCACGGGTGATCCGCGGAAATCTGCTGGTGATCCCGATCGAGAATTCGATCCTGTACGTATCGCCGCTGTATCTGCGCGCGGTCCACGGACATTTGCCGGAGCTCAAGCGCGTGATCGCGGCCTATGGCGAGCATGTCGTCATGAAAGAGACGCTTGCTGAGGCCTTGTCCGCGCTTTTCATCGAAACTAACGCGCCGCCGACATCGCCGAGTGCTGCAACGGAAATGCCACGTGCGAGCCCTGGGGAAAATACGGCGCTGGAGGCGCTCGATCGCTACAACCGGGCAATGGAGCTGCTGAGATCTGGGGATTGGGCAGGCTTCGGCAAGCAGATCGACGCGATGCGCGGTCTTTTGGAGAAAATGAGCCGGCAATCGGCCGGACACTAA
- a CDS encoding HdeD family acid-resistance protein translates to MTNTSGTVADPEARSDTAPLRAKSGWIIALGVVYLIAGFIALGSVAMATVASVLVVGVMMIIAGVAEVFSAFQIKSWGKFLLWVLLGVLYIVAGFVTFENPLLAAVLLTLILGASLVASGIMRIILAFSMKRETPWIWVALSGVITLLLGLLILARWPVSSLYILGLFLGIDLIMAGAGWIGIGFGLRRSR, encoded by the coding sequence ATGACCAATACTTCAGGCACAGTGGCAGATCCCGAGGCCCGCTCGGATACGGCGCCACTGCGTGCCAAGTCGGGCTGGATCATCGCACTCGGCGTAGTCTATCTCATCGCCGGGTTCATCGCGCTTGGCAGCGTCGCGATGGCCACCGTCGCGAGCGTGCTCGTCGTCGGCGTGATGATGATCATCGCCGGCGTCGCCGAAGTGTTCAGCGCCTTCCAGATCAAGAGCTGGGGCAAATTCCTGCTCTGGGTACTGCTCGGTGTGCTCTACATCGTCGCCGGCTTCGTCACGTTCGAGAATCCGCTGCTCGCTGCCGTGCTGCTCACCCTCATCCTCGGCGCATCGCTGGTGGCCTCGGGCATCATGCGGATCATCCTGGCCTTCAGCATGAAACGGGAAACGCCCTGGATCTGGGTGGCGCTGTCGGGCGTGATCACGCTGTTGCTCGGTCTCCTGATTTTGGCGCGCTGGCCGGTCTCGAGCCTTTATATCCTCGGCCTGTTCCTCGGCATCGACCTCATCATGGCCGGCGCAGGCTGGATCGGAATAGGTTTCGGCCTGCGCCGAAGCCGTTGA